A portion of the Planctomycetota bacterium genome contains these proteins:
- a CDS encoding M12 family metallo-peptidase encodes MNSGRMIGCVAGTMLALATAGAEPVGLLYKAVVGHARTQDTPARRERSIGVDVTGAARLAVGDQVRFDLFPGTTLTGTVRSARDAHGFREIHGHLSGDPDGTFLIIAGRGVATMEVRSTTAGSFEVRHTSTGGYVVRELDDAGWKPCGCGREHEVGGGPAPGGHQGPGGYEERGTPVIRVLVMYTPLARDDEGGDAAIESRVAFALSQANAAYIASQADVQLELAYTGVIDYVESGSASTDLGRWRSTTDGIMDRVHCIRDAVGADMCALLVNNFNACGIAYIMTNVGPGFQSSAFSVTDKDCIGGYTFAHELGHNMGCAHDRDNAGNAAYSYAYGYRTPDAVYRTILAYSPGTRIGRFSNPNISFNGYVLGNPLGQADETYNALGITNTAPVIAAFRTGGALSPDYNDDGNVDQDDILCLVQAVAGDPSCSGGGDPDYTRDGNVDQDDVAQLTQLVAGAFCP; translated from the coding sequence ATGAACAGTGGTCGCATGATCGGGTGCGTGGCCGGGACGATGCTGGCGCTGGCGACGGCGGGCGCCGAGCCCGTGGGGCTGCTGTACAAGGCCGTCGTCGGGCACGCGCGAACGCAGGACACGCCCGCGCGTCGTGAACGCTCGATCGGGGTCGACGTGACGGGAGCGGCCCGCCTGGCCGTGGGCGACCAGGTCCGGTTCGATCTCTTCCCCGGCACGACGCTCACCGGCACGGTGCGCTCGGCGCGCGACGCGCACGGCTTTCGCGAGATCCACGGGCATCTGTCGGGCGACCCCGACGGGACGTTCCTGATCATCGCCGGGCGGGGCGTCGCGACCATGGAAGTGCGTTCGACGACGGCCGGCTCGTTCGAGGTGCGCCACACCAGCACGGGCGGGTACGTGGTGCGTGAACTGGACGACGCCGGCTGGAAGCCCTGCGGGTGCGGGCGCGAGCACGAGGTGGGGGGCGGGCCCGCGCCGGGCGGCCATCAGGGCCCGGGCGGGTACGAGGAGCGCGGGACGCCGGTGATCCGCGTGCTGGTCATGTACACGCCCCTGGCGCGCGACGACGAGGGCGGGGACGCGGCGATCGAGAGCCGCGTGGCGTTCGCGCTGAGCCAGGCGAACGCGGCGTACATCGCGAGCCAGGCGGACGTGCAGCTCGAACTCGCGTACACGGGCGTGATCGACTACGTGGAATCGGGGAGCGCGAGCACCGACCTGGGGCGCTGGCGGAGCACGACCGACGGGATCATGGACCGCGTGCACTGCATCCGCGACGCGGTGGGCGCCGACATGTGCGCGCTGCTGGTGAACAACTTCAACGCGTGCGGCATCGCGTACATCATGACGAACGTGGGGCCGGGCTTCCAGAGCAGCGCCTTCTCGGTGACGGACAAGGACTGCATCGGCGGGTACACGTTCGCGCACGAACTCGGGCACAACATGGGGTGCGCGCACGACCGGGACAACGCCGGGAATGCGGCGTACTCGTACGCGTACGGGTACCGCACGCCCGACGCGGTGTACCGGACGATCCTCGCCTACTCGCCCGGGACGCGCATCGGGCGGTTCTCGAACCCGAACATCTCGTTCAACGGGTACGTGTTGGGCAACCCGCTGGGGCAGGCCGATGAGACGTACAACGCGTTGGGGATCACGAACACGGCGCCCGTGATCGCCGCGTTCCGCACCGGCGGGGCGCTCTCGCCGGACTACAACGACGACGGGAACGTGGACCAGGACGACATTCTCTGCCTGGTGCAGGCGGTGGCCGGCGACCCGTCCTGCTCGGGCGGGGGCGATCCGGACTACACCCGGGACGGGAACGTGGACCAGGACGACGTTGCCCAGTTGACGCAGCTCGTAGCGGGCGCGTTCTGCCCCTAA
- a CDS encoding superoxide dismutase has translation MPITLPNLPYPTDALEPHIDAATMTVHHGKHHAAYVTNGAKALEGTPLADADPVDVIRDLSRVPEDKRGAARNNVGGHVNHAMFWEIMAPAGKGGGGAPTGDLAAAISDAFGSFDAFKEKFAAACTGRFGSGWAWLVVDPSRRLAICSTPNQDNPLMGKSVAGCEGTPILGLDVWEHAYYLKYQNRRADYVAAWWNVVNWNAVSERFARAK, from the coding sequence ATGCCGATCACCTTGCCCAACCTGCCGTACCCCACGGATGCCCTGGAGCCCCACATCGACGCCGCCACCATGACCGTGCACCACGGCAAGCACCATGCGGCGTATGTCACCAACGGCGCTAAGGCCCTCGAAGGAACGCCCCTCGCCGACGCCGACCCGGTCGACGTCATCCGCGATCTGTCCCGGGTTCCCGAGGACAAGCGCGGGGCGGCCCGGAACAACGTCGGCGGACACGTCAACCACGCCATGTTCTGGGAGATCATGGCCCCGGCCGGAAAGGGCGGCGGCGGGGCCCCCACGGGCGATCTCGCCGCGGCCATCTCCGACGCCTTCGGCTCGTTCGACGCCTTCAAGGAGAAGTTCGCCGCCGCCTGCACCGGACGCTTCGGCAGCGGCTGGGCCTGGCTCGTGGTCGACCCCTCCCGACGCCTCGCTATCTGCTCGACGCCCAACCAGGACAACCCGCTGATGGGAAAAAGCGTGGCCGGGTGCGAAGGCACGCCGATTCTCGGGCTGGACGTCTGGGAGCATGCGTACTACCTGAAGTACCAGAACCGCCGGGCGGACTACGTCGCCGCGTGGTGGAACGTCGTGAACTGGAACGCGGTGAGCGAGCGGTTCGCGCGGGCAAAGTAG
- a CDS encoding dockerin type I domain-containing protein, producing MRIRKHVIAALALGGLASTHAWSQPAFDPAVVVGSLNSDQITEASGLGASQRNPGVLWTHNDSGDSARVFAIDTMGRLLATYNLPGVLALDFEDMCMGPAPGGAWYVYVGDIGDNLAFRPSIAVHRFVEPAVSLSQWTAPTTQDAVGRESITLLYPDGAKNAEGLAIDPATGDLFVFTKQSGTTRVYRGEAAALVNGATVTMSLVATFPLNLATAADIAPDGSLIIAKNLTSALVWSRSPGQTVGQAMSIAGTPAPVLVGERQGEAVTFAHDLSGYYGVGERLNAQVWFCARVISCDPDMNGDGNVDQDDIECLVQAISGTPACLAPGADADFTGDGNVDQGDVEALQQVVGGQPCP from the coding sequence ATGCGAATCCGGAAGCACGTGATCGCTGCGCTCGCCCTCGGCGGCCTGGCGTCTACCCACGCCTGGTCACAGCCGGCCTTCGACCCCGCCGTCGTCGTCGGCTCGCTCAACTCCGACCAGATCACCGAGGCCTCGGGCCTGGGCGCCTCGCAGCGCAACCCCGGCGTGCTCTGGACGCACAACGACTCGGGCGACTCGGCCCGGGTCTTCGCGATCGACACGATGGGCCGCCTCCTCGCGACGTACAACCTGCCGGGCGTGCTCGCGCTCGACTTCGAGGACATGTGCATGGGCCCGGCGCCCGGCGGCGCGTGGTACGTCTACGTCGGCGACATCGGCGACAACCTCGCCTTCCGCCCCAGCATCGCCGTGCACCGGTTCGTCGAGCCCGCCGTCTCGCTCTCGCAGTGGACGGCCCCTACCACGCAGGACGCGGTCGGGCGCGAGTCCATCACGCTGCTGTACCCGGACGGGGCCAAGAACGCCGAGGGGCTCGCGATCGACCCGGCAACGGGCGATCTGTTCGTCTTTACGAAGCAGTCGGGCACCACGCGGGTGTACCGGGGCGAGGCCGCCGCGCTCGTGAACGGCGCCACCGTCACGATGTCGCTCGTCGCGACGTTCCCGCTGAACCTCGCGACCGCCGCCGACATCGCGCCCGACGGCTCGTTGATCATCGCCAAGAACCTGACGTCCGCTCTGGTGTGGTCGAGGTCTCCCGGGCAGACCGTGGGCCAGGCGATGAGCATCGCCGGCACGCCCGCGCCCGTGCTCGTAGGAGAGCGCCAGGGCGAGGCCGTCACGTTCGCGCACGACCTTTCGGGGTACTACGGCGTGGGCGAACGCCTGAACGCGCAGGTCTGGTTCTGCGCGCGGGTCATCTCGTGCGACCCGGACATGAACGGCGACGGCAACGTCGATCAGGACGACATCGAGTGCCTCGTGCAGGCCATCTCGGGCACCCCCGCCTGCCTCGCCCCCGGCGCAGATGCCGACTTCACCGGCGACGGCAACGTCGATCAGGGCGACGTCGAGGCGCTCCAGCAGGTCGTCGGCGGCCAGCCCTGCCCGTAA
- a CDS encoding PilT/PilU family type 4a pilus ATPase — translation MSVEAEIQTSARDVGHIQMGRKKKSDPHATRWGKFLQACIKFEASDLIMKSDQQPKVRMRGALKAMDTEPVSTEEFWGIAQAILSQEQVDDLHKFGSVDFAYDYDDHNRFRVNLFQARGRLSVAARLITSKIRKFEDLYLPPIMSEIAMQPQGIVLLSGVTGSGKSTTIAAMLDYVNERKPVHIVTIEDPIEYIFTDKKATINQREIGIDCLDFKIALRALVRENPDIVLVGEMRDNETFEAALHAAETGHLVYGTIHASSTTQTFSRIYGLFEQEEVEGVRRILGYQMRAFVYQKLLPTLRPEIARIPGLEILINNTVVRKHILEAREGELREYLKSVEARQTGMKDFNQSLVELVEQEYIHVRTAMEATPNADELMMRLKKLG, via the coding sequence ATGAGCGTTGAAGCCGAGATTCAGACGTCCGCCCGGGATGTCGGGCACATCCAGATGGGGCGGAAGAAGAAGAGCGATCCGCACGCGACGCGCTGGGGCAAGTTCCTGCAGGCGTGCATCAAGTTCGAGGCCTCCGACCTCATCATGAAGTCGGACCAGCAGCCGAAGGTGCGGATGCGCGGCGCGCTGAAGGCCATGGACACCGAGCCGGTGTCGACCGAGGAGTTCTGGGGCATCGCGCAGGCGATCCTGAGCCAGGAGCAGGTCGACGACCTGCACAAGTTCGGCTCGGTCGACTTCGCGTACGACTACGACGACCACAACCGCTTCCGCGTGAACCTGTTCCAGGCGCGCGGACGCCTCAGCGTCGCGGCCCGCCTCATCACCAGCAAGATCCGCAAGTTCGAGGACCTGTACCTCCCGCCCATCATGAGCGAGATCGCGATGCAGCCCCAGGGCATCGTGCTGCTCAGCGGCGTGACCGGCTCGGGCAAGTCCACGACCATCGCCGCGATGCTCGACTACGTGAACGAGCGCAAGCCCGTGCACATCGTGACGATCGAGGACCCGATCGAGTACATCTTCACGGACAAGAAGGCGACGATCAACCAGCGCGAGATCGGCATCGACTGCCTCGACTTCAAGATCGCGCTGCGGGCACTCGTGCGAGAGAACCCCGACATCGTGCTCGTCGGCGAGATGCGCGACAACGAGACCTTCGAGGCCGCCCTCCACGCCGCCGAGACCGGGCACCTGGTCTACGGCACCATCCACGCCAGCAGCACGACGCAGACCTTCAGCCGCATCTACGGCCTGTTCGAGCAGGAGGAGGTCGAGGGCGTGCGCCGCATCCTGGGGTACCAGATGCGCGCGTTCGTGTACCAGAAGCTGCTCCCCACGCTGCGCCCGGAGATCGCCCGCATCCCGGGGCTCGAGATCCTCATCAACAACACCGTCGTGCGCAAGCACATCCTCGAGGCGCGCGAGGGCGAACTCCGCGAGTACCTCAAGAGCGTCGAAGCGCGACAGACGGGCATGAAGGACTTCAACCAGAGCCTGGTGGAACTGGTCGAGCAGGAGTACATCCACGTCCGCACGGCGATGGAGGCAACCCCCAACGCCGACGAACTGATGATGCGCCTCAAGAAGCTCGGCTGA
- a CDS encoding alpha/beta hydrolase-fold protein, whose product MKRKQIALVVWLALPVLVVALLCYAIAVSLDSRDEQRDLFPPKGAGAGDTGGVNAAGELLAGNPANHGTREGREADAAAPASEPDLVHPETLPQGFVLIVEDVSKRATESSPVFLAGTMNAWNPGDAKWKLQAQSDGRWRIVVPALADQKPIEFKFTRGSWALEELTEGLTPPANRTLPKIDASKLAPGERPTFDFRVPAWGDQKPGAAASAPEEPVRVKGTVRRLPLAGGVASGTRELLVWLPPGYDDPRNAAVKYPVLYLHDGQNLFEKPASAPDEWHADETADELIRLGRMRPVIIVGVPHAGAQRVSEYLPVAALDAGTPARGDEHVEWLVREVLPLVERTFRVKPGADETGIGGSSLGAVIALHAASKHPDRFGLVLAESPSLVLGAPGVMRAWAESVAPPRRVFLGVGTAETGDAPASADRNRAYVQAVEDLDARFKRAGLGPDRRLLIVAPGATHTESAWAARLPMALSFLFPPPLDSTK is encoded by the coding sequence ATGAAACGCAAACAAATCGCCCTCGTCGTCTGGCTCGCGCTGCCCGTGCTGGTTGTCGCGTTGCTGTGCTACGCCATCGCGGTGTCGCTCGACAGCCGCGACGAGCAGCGCGACCTCTTCCCGCCCAAGGGCGCGGGCGCGGGAGACACCGGGGGCGTGAACGCCGCGGGCGAGCTGCTCGCGGGGAACCCCGCGAACCACGGCACGCGCGAAGGGCGTGAGGCCGACGCGGCTGCGCCGGCATCCGAGCCCGATCTGGTGCACCCCGAGACGCTGCCGCAGGGGTTCGTCCTGATCGTCGAGGACGTATCGAAGCGCGCGACCGAATCGTCGCCGGTGTTCCTGGCCGGAACCATGAACGCGTGGAATCCCGGAGACGCGAAGTGGAAGTTGCAGGCGCAGAGCGACGGCCGCTGGCGGATCGTGGTCCCGGCTCTTGCCGACCAGAAACCCATCGAGTTCAAGTTCACGCGCGGCTCGTGGGCACTGGAGGAGCTGACCGAGGGCCTCACACCACCCGCGAACCGCACGCTTCCGAAGATCGACGCGTCCAAGCTCGCGCCCGGCGAGCGCCCGACCTTCGACTTCCGCGTGCCGGCGTGGGGCGATCAGAAGCCCGGCGCGGCGGCGAGCGCGCCGGAGGAGCCGGTGCGCGTCAAGGGCACGGTCCGCCGACTGCCGCTCGCCGGCGGGGTGGCGTCCGGCACGCGCGAGCTGCTGGTCTGGCTTCCCCCGGGCTACGACGATCCGCGGAACGCGGCGGTGAAGTACCCGGTGCTCTACCTGCACGACGGGCAGAATCTCTTCGAGAAGCCGGCGTCGGCCCCGGACGAGTGGCACGCGGACGAGACCGCGGACGAGTTGATCCGGCTCGGGCGGATGCGCCCGGTCATCATCGTCGGCGTGCCGCACGCGGGTGCGCAGCGCGTCTCGGAGTACCTGCCCGTAGCGGCGTTGGACGCCGGGACGCCCGCGCGGGGCGACGAGCATGTCGAATGGTTGGTGCGTGAGGTGCTCCCCCTGGTTGAACGGACGTTCCGGGTGAAGCCGGGAGCCGACGAGACGGGGATCGGGGGATCGTCCTTGGGCGCGGTGATCGCGCTGCACGCCGCCAGCAAGCATCCGGATCGGTTCGGCCTGGTGCTCGCCGAAAGCCCCTCGCTGGTCCTCGGCGCGCCCGGCGTCATGCGCGCCTGGGCCGAGTCGGTCGCGCCGCCGCGACGGGTGTTCCTCGGCGTGGGCACGGCGGAGACGGGCGACGCGCCGGCGTCCGCGGACCGCAACCGGGCGTACGTCCAGGCGGTGGAAGACCTGGACGCGCGATTCAAGAGGGCGGGGCTTGGGCCCGATCGGCGGCTGCTGATCGTGGCGCCGGGCGCGACACACACGGAGAGCGCCTGGGCCGCACGCCTGCCGATGGCGCTGTCGTTCCTGTTCCCCCCGCCGCTCGATTCGACGAAGTAG
- a CDS encoding CvpA family protein, whose translation MVISLLSVGIVLLIAYLWMTRGFFSALIHFLSVIIAGAVAFGVWEPLAQFFLGMGSATGFIAGSAWALGLAIPFAVTLALTRFILDKIIRANVDVPGALNMAGGGLLGLASGVISAGVFVIASSNLRYDMLGNRSFASDPSGNVIREGGLWVPFDAMTVAFYSHLSETAFRTPQPMAQWRPTAHEIGNAARMSPFEGSGRNTFREGDFEVKARFTVGKGGSNFSSLLSDRWNTTPQSVTDPSGNPYPAGTHVEGYVVSFQAGSKEKDGQTAVGNAQVSLLLRNATGEHMMVFPFAVSASADPRTPGAARFRFDGADVFIASVGGASESLFAFEFPCPPGYEPVALFAKGIRVRVDSGPLAQARFTFSGPTDRDAGLGSLGLGDLAEVTQTTASSGSTTPAPSQGQQIAGLDTSAVVAVGDGRAYQEGRLPEGVSASLRLPWNLLIQKGQHGGLELNEDNNKNLIVGGEARIILKEMPTTLTEKPLKVENFPADATTVLVQVEVSPSSRTSILGGAITAAENILPPVLVDTQGEKYQPIGYVYTDETELRMKFEPGDPIRSMSQLPSLSRSRPAQRMVLLFRVSLGREVRFFAKGNKVIYEYNPPFKLNQRQENR comes from the coding sequence ATGGTCATCAGTCTTCTCAGCGTCGGGATTGTCCTGCTGATCGCGTACCTGTGGATGACGCGCGGGTTCTTCTCGGCGCTCATTCACTTCCTGAGCGTCATCATCGCCGGGGCGGTCGCCTTCGGGGTGTGGGAGCCGCTGGCGCAGTTCTTCCTCGGCATGGGCAGCGCCACGGGCTTCATCGCCGGCTCGGCGTGGGCGCTGGGCCTGGCGATCCCCTTCGCCGTCACGCTCGCGCTGACGCGGTTCATCCTCGACAAGATCATCCGCGCGAACGTCGACGTGCCCGGCGCGCTCAACATGGCCGGGGGCGGGCTGCTCGGCCTGGCGTCGGGCGTCATCTCGGCGGGCGTCTTCGTGATCGCATCGTCGAATCTGCGGTACGACATGCTCGGCAACCGCTCGTTCGCGTCCGACCCCTCGGGCAACGTGATCCGCGAGGGCGGGCTCTGGGTGCCGTTCGACGCCATGACCGTCGCCTTCTACTCGCACCTCTCCGAGACGGCGTTCCGCACGCCCCAGCCCATGGCGCAGTGGCGCCCCACGGCCCATGAGATCGGCAACGCCGCGCGCATGTCGCCCTTCGAGGGCAGCGGCCGCAACACCTTCCGCGAGGGCGATTTCGAGGTCAAGGCCCGCTTCACCGTCGGCAAGGGCGGGTCCAACTTCTCCTCCCTCCTCTCCGATCGCTGGAACACCACGCCCCAGAGCGTGACCGACCCCAGCGGCAACCCGTACCCCGCGGGCACGCACGTCGAGGGGTACGTCGTCAGCTTCCAGGCCGGCTCCAAGGAGAAGGACGGCCAGACCGCCGTCGGCAACGCCCAGGTCTCGCTCCTGCTGCGCAACGCGACCGGCGAGCACATGATGGTGTTCCCGTTCGCGGTGTCCGCCTCGGCCGACCCGCGCACGCCCGGGGCCGCCCGCTTCCGCTTCGACGGCGCGGACGTGTTCATCGCGTCCGTCGGCGGCGCGTCCGAGTCGCTCTTCGCGTTCGAGTTCCCCTGCCCGCCGGGCTACGAGCCCGTCGCGCTCTTCGCCAAGGGCATCCGCGTTCGGGTCGATTCGGGCCCGCTGGCGCAGGCCCGGTTCACCTTCAGCGGCCCGACCGACCGCGACGCGGGGCTGGGCTCGCTGGGCCTGGGCGACCTGGCGGAAGTAACGCAGACCACGGCGAGCAGCGGATCGACAACGCCCGCCCCCTCGCAAGGGCAGCAGATCGCCGGGCTCGACACCAGCGCGGTCGTCGCGGTGGGCGACGGGCGGGCGTACCAGGAAGGCCGCCTGCCCGAGGGCGTGTCCGCCTCGCTGCGCCTGCCGTGGAACCTGCTCATCCAGAAGGGGCAGCACGGCGGGCTGGAACTGAACGAAGACAACAACAAGAACCTGATCGTGGGCGGGGAGGCGCGCATCATCCTGAAGGAGATGCCGACGACTCTCACCGAGAAGCCCTTGAAGGTCGAGAACTTCCCGGCCGATGCCACGACAGTCCTGGTGCAGGTCGAGGTGAGCCCGAGCAGCCGCACGAGCATATTGGGCGGGGCCATCACCGCGGCCGAGAACATCCTGCCCCCGGTGCTCGTCGACACGCAGGGCGAGAAGTACCAGCCGATCGGGTACGTCTACACCGACGAGACCGAACTGCGGATGAAGTTCGAGCCCGGCGATCCGATCCGGTCGATGTCGCAGTTGCCCTCGCTCTCGCGCAGCCGCCCGGCCCAGCGGATGGTCCTGCTCTTCCGCGTCAGCCTGGGGCGCGAGGTGCGGTTCTTCGCGAAGGGCAACAAGGTCATCTACGAGTACAACCCGCCCTTCAAACTGAACCAGCGCCAGGAAAACCGCTGA
- a CDS encoding sigma-70 family RNA polymerase sigma factor has protein sequence MSKRTLSPLEQVRRRTRVGVGSETIETSKGGSKAPIRRRLSTEDEKLLQQVMSCEQDFIDSPAFYEDEAEKKIYDEAPDVPKPDTTWYHPVMDDLSAARGRTVKSAQQVILTGAQEKVLFHQFNYARYRIWAIQQDVWKSESRVPDPEQAHEMLKWYRISDRIREQIAETNLALVLAMAKRTRMSEVDFADLVSEGNMALLRAVDKFDAGRGYKFSTYACRAILKAFSRQGMKLSKYRQRFPTDFDPKLERSNFLEVKRSTFEKDAAEEVKRIVLENRADLSDVERTVIEHRFGLEAGEIEKPMTLEQVGQIIGVTKERVRQIQNKAMEKIRLQLEAHFLGNREALAKQEAMEAEMAQHDAHHAPKPDPAEVQRFLDSLSMN, from the coding sequence ATGTCGAAACGAACTTTGAGCCCGCTCGAGCAGGTCCGGCGCAGGACGCGCGTCGGTGTCGGCTCGGAAACTATCGAGACCTCCAAGGGCGGGTCCAAGGCTCCCATTCGCCGTCGGCTGAGCACCGAGGACGAGAAGCTCCTGCAGCAGGTGATGTCCTGCGAGCAGGACTTCATCGACTCCCCGGCGTTCTACGAGGATGAGGCGGAGAAGAAGATCTACGACGAGGCCCCCGACGTGCCCAAGCCGGACACGACGTGGTACCACCCCGTCATGGACGATCTTTCGGCGGCCCGCGGGCGGACGGTGAAGTCGGCCCAGCAGGTGATCCTCACGGGCGCGCAGGAGAAGGTGCTGTTCCACCAGTTCAACTACGCGCGGTACCGCATCTGGGCGATCCAGCAGGACGTCTGGAAGAGCGAATCGCGCGTGCCGGACCCCGAGCAGGCGCACGAGATGCTCAAGTGGTACCGCATCTCGGATCGCATCCGCGAGCAGATCGCGGAGACGAACCTGGCGCTGGTGCTGGCGATGGCCAAGCGCACGCGCATGAGCGAGGTGGACTTCGCCGACCTGGTCTCCGAGGGGAACATGGCCCTGCTCCGCGCGGTCGACAAGTTCGACGCGGGGCGCGGGTACAAGTTCAGCACGTACGCCTGCCGGGCGATCCTCAAGGCCTTCTCGCGCCAGGGCATGAAGCTGAGCAAGTACCGCCAGCGCTTCCCCACGGACTTTGACCCCAAGCTCGAGCGGAGCAACTTCCTCGAGGTGAAGCGGTCGACGTTCGAGAAGGACGCGGCCGAAGAGGTGAAGCGGATCGTGCTCGAGAACCGCGCCGACCTGTCGGACGTCGAGCGCACGGTGATCGAGCATCGCTTCGGGCTGGAGGCCGGCGAGATCGAGAAGCCGATGACGCTCGAGCAGGTCGGGCAGATCATCGGCGTCACGAAGGAGCGCGTGCGCCAGATCCAGAACAAGGCGATGGAGAAGATCCGCCTGCAGCTCGAGGCGCACTTCCTGGGCAACCGCGAGGCGCTCGCCAAGCAGGAGGCCATGGAGGCCGAGATGGCCCAGCACGACGCGCACCACGCGCCCAAGCCCGACCCGGCCGAGGTGCAGCGGTTCCTCGACAGCCTGTCGATGAACTGA
- a CDS encoding ATPase, T2SS/T4P/T4SS family: protein MSVPLLSLAEAYTLVSPWKPFLLLIPFIPWAIVVSKVLDKHAARFILPRQQWGATHVIAGLVAVIVAISIPMKSEAAFWIGWGSMVLILIADVVAFALITNKDDRVPEQHRLTIDFSKWSAAREEAAKKKLAGRVELVIKGPDKQLVSAPQAGTPEFDTRVLAETALIRAIDARASQVDFVPGGGKDNAYAASLLVDAVRTPAVLIEAPQTKDGPPPPPPGVLPGAEAVKIMDFWRTAAKFDVNDRRKKQMADVMVERGMQKLKVRVSSIGAQAGLRTTLVLDPEGQVRRKVEALGLLEPQVAALKELVEQAQGLVLITSPPDSGRTTTLYSVLKMHDAYTRNVQTLEIELQDTLEGIRQNKFEPAADGPDFATTVRSILRRDPDVVGVAEMPDAATAKEAAKVDAERCRVYLAFKADNALAGVQTYVKAVGDPEAASKTLRGVIAQRLVRKLCQNCRVPYTPSADMLKKLGLPADKVKQLFKKGGQVLVKNKPEVCPACAGVGYIGLEGAFEIFPIGEGERALIKAQDWNGLRMEMRKRNLPTAQQAALRKALDGITSVEEITRAMADEASAPAPKPPPPATGGPRVPAAPAKS, encoded by the coding sequence ATGTCCGTGCCGCTGCTGAGTCTCGCCGAGGCCTACACGCTCGTCTCGCCGTGGAAGCCCTTCCTGCTGCTGATCCCCTTCATTCCCTGGGCGATCGTGGTGTCGAAGGTGCTCGACAAGCACGCCGCCCGGTTCATCCTCCCGCGCCAGCAGTGGGGCGCGACGCACGTGATCGCCGGTCTGGTGGCGGTGATCGTGGCCATCAGCATCCCGATGAAGAGCGAGGCCGCCTTCTGGATCGGCTGGGGCAGCATGGTGCTCATCCTCATCGCCGATGTCGTGGCGTTCGCGCTGATCACGAACAAGGACGATCGAGTTCCCGAGCAGCACCGGCTGACGATCGACTTCTCGAAGTGGTCGGCGGCCCGCGAGGAAGCCGCGAAGAAGAAGCTGGCCGGTCGCGTCGAGCTGGTCATCAAGGGGCCCGACAAGCAGCTGGTGTCGGCGCCGCAGGCCGGCACGCCCGAGTTCGACACGCGCGTGCTGGCCGAGACCGCGCTGATCCGCGCGATCGACGCCCGCGCGTCGCAGGTGGACTTCGTGCCCGGGGGCGGCAAGGACAACGCGTACGCCGCCTCCCTGCTGGTCGACGCGGTCCGCACGCCCGCGGTGCTGATCGAGGCGCCGCAGACGAAGGACGGCCCGCCGCCGCCGCCGCCGGGCGTGCTGCCGGGCGCCGAGGCGGTCAAGATCATGGACTTCTGGCGCACCGCCGCCAAGTTCGACGTGAACGACCGTCGCAAGAAGCAGATGGCCGACGTGATGGTCGAGCGCGGGATGCAGAAACTGAAGGTCCGCGTGTCGTCGATCGGCGCGCAGGCCGGGCTGCGCACGACGCTGGTGCTCGACCCCGAGGGCCAGGTGCGGCGCAAGGTGGAGGCGCTGGGGCTGCTCGAGCCGCAGGTGGCGGCGCTCAAGGAACTGGTCGAGCAGGCGCAGGGGCTGGTGCTGATCACGAGCCCGCCGGACTCGGGGCGCACGACCACGCTGTACTCGGTGCTGAAGATGCACGACGCCTACACGCGGAACGTGCAGACGCTGGAGATCGAGCTGCAGGACACGCTCGAGGGCATCCGCCAGAACAAGTTCGAGCCGGCGGCCGACGGGCCGGATTTCGCCACGACCGTCCGCTCGATCCTGCGTCGTGATCCGGACGTGGTGGGCGTGGCGGAGATGCCCGACGCCGCGACGGCGAAGGAGGCCGCGAAGGTCGACGCCGAGCGCTGCCGCGTCTACCTCGCGTTCAAGGCGGACAACGCCCTGGCGGGCGTGCAGACGTACGTCAAGGCCGTGGGCGACCCGGAGGCGGCGTCGAAGACGCTGCGGGGCGTGATCGCGCAGCGCCTCGTGCGAAAGCTGTGCCAGAACTGCCGGGTGCCCTACACCCCGTCGGCCGACATGCTCAAGAAGCTCGGACTGCCCGCGGACAAGGTGAAGCAGTTGTTCAAGAAGGGCGGGCAGGTGCTGGTGAAGAACAAGCCCGAGGTCTGCCCCGCGTGCGCCGGGGTCGGGTACATCGGGCTCGAGGGCGCCTTCGAGATCTTCCCCATCGGCGAGGGCGAGCGGGCGCTCATCAAGGCGCAGGACTGGAACGGCCTTCGGATGGAGATGCGCAAGCGCAACCTGCCGACGGCCCAGCAGGCCGCGCTCCGCAAGGCGCTCGACGGGATCACCAGCGTCGAGGAAATCACGCGGGCCATGGCGGACGAAGCGAGCGCGCCGGCGCCCAAGCCCCCGCCGCCCGCGACGGGCGGCCCGCGCGTGCCGGCGGCGCCGGCGAAGTCATAG